The sequence TCTTTCTCTGTTCTAAAAGTGGATACTGAATTTGCGAAGAGCAATTTCCATCCTGTAAATAAGACCAGGGCACCTAACGCAATGTATCCGTAATGTTTTGGTCTTAATCCTTTTCTTTTTTCCAGTTGTATATCCATTCCTGTGGTTAATTAAGATTAAAAATTGGTAAGCCATTATAGAAATCCAAAGTGCTCTTGCTTATCTTTAAGCGCATGCCTACTTGTAGATTTTCATTTTGGGTGACAGCATATAAATTTTTTGCCTGAAAAAGGTCAATGGCGTTTATAAGTCCTTTTTCGTATCTTTTTTGTGCAATGCTAAAAGCTAGTTCTTGAGCTTCTACCCTTTTATTACTTTGGTCGTATTCGTCTATTAACGCCTCATTGGTCTGCACCAATTGCTGAATAATCTGAAATAGCTGCTGTTCCTGTATTTCAAGATTGTTCTTAGCTTGCAGATATGCTATTTTTTGTTGTTTTACTCTAGATTGGTTTGCCCATCCTAAACTAATTGGAACACTGAGTTCAGCACCTACAAATCGAGCCAAGTTATCATCGAACTGGTCCTTGAAAGGAATGGTTTCTTCATTATCGTCAGTATTGGTTTCAGAAAACCTTGTCCGCATTCCCGCAACAAGTGAAAGGGAAGGAAATAAACCACCTCTTGTAGCTTGTAATTGTTTTTTGGCAGCTTTTACCCTAAAATCTTGTGCTTTGACAAGTGGCACAAAGTTTCTTGCCACCATGTAAACAGAATCTACTGATTGCCCTTCGTTTATTTTTTCGGGTTGGCTATCGAGTGTATCTTGTAGTACAATGTCATTTTCTTCTGTTAAGTTCATCTCTTGGAGCAAAGTCAGCTTGGCTAATTTGAGCAGGTTTTTATTTTGGGTGACCAATAGTTTATCCGCCAATAAATTGGATTCAGCTTCGTACAAATCTGCTTTGGCCATAATCCCTAATTCCACTTGTTTGTTGACTAGATCATAATTGGATTGTGAAATCTCCAGTTGTTCCAAAGAATTGGTGACCAAGCCCTCGTTGAATTTTATATCATAAAAAGCGCTCATCACCCTAAAAGCCAGAAGGAATTTTTGTTGCAATACATCTTCTTGAGTTGCTTTATAAATAAACTTAGAAGCTCTGATGTTGTTCAATTTTTGAAATCCTTGAAACAAATCAATATTCATATTTAAGCTGAAATTGGTGCTGTAGAAATCATTATTTACAAGAAGACCAGTTGTTGGGTCTTCTCCTAATCCAGTATTATACGTTACATCTGTAAAGGCGGTCACGTTTGGTAATAGATTTCTAATGGATTGTTTGTAGGTCTCATTGCCAGAGTCTTTATCAAAAGAAGAATTTTTTACTTGGAGGTTATGCTCAACGGCATAAGAAACACATTCATCCAAAGTCCATGTCTTTTGGCAAATCCCGGTCAAGGAAATAAAAAGGATTAAAGTGGTAAGGTATATTCTAAGATTCATGATTTATTACTATGCCAAACTATTTGCTATTCTCGTGCCAAAGAATTAAACATCTAATTATCAATTGATTAAAATCATTCGATGTAACAGCGGAAATTAAAAGTGTAAAATTTTTATACAAAAAATGTCCAATTATTTTACACTGTCTAAAAATTTACAATCTCAATTCGTAGTTTTAAAACCAAATATGAACAACAGGCCAAATGATTGATGCCAAGATTCTAGTCATTGATGATAATAAAAGCGTGCTAAGCGCTTTGGAGATTTTATTGCAATTTGAATATAAAAGTGTTCAGACGCTTTTTAATCCAAATCAGATATCTTCCTTCCCCAATATGGAGCAGATAGATATTGTACTTCTAGATATGAATTTTTCCGCTGGCGTGAACACTGGGAATGAGGGCTTATACTGGTTGAATGAAATTAAAAAGAAATCACCCAACACCTCTGTTATTATGATGACCGCATATGGTGCAGTGGACCTTGCGGTAAAGGCCTTAAAACAAGGTGCGTCTGACTTTGTCTTGAAACCTTGGAACAATGAACGATTATTGACAACCGTAAAGTCGGCGCATGAACTTAGAAAATCTAAAGAAGAGATACACAAACTTAAAAAGAAAGAAAGCAACTTAAAACAAGTGATTAATGATGATAAAAATTTCATCATAGGGAATTCTAAAGCTTTGACTTCTGTTCTCAACTTGGTTAGAAAAGTGGCCAAAACAGATGTAAATGTTCTCATAACAGGAGAGAATGGTACAGGAAAGGAATTGATCGCCCGTGAAGTACACCGATTATCTTCCAGAAAGGATGAGGTTTTTATTGGGGTTGATATGGGCTCTATAGCTGAAAATCTTTTTGAAAGCGAACTTTTTGGGCATACAAAAGGGTCATTTACAGATGCCAAGGAGGATCGGTCCGGAAAATTTGAAGCTGCACATCAAGGCACTCTGTTCTTAGATGAAATGGGAAACCTTTCACTTCAGATGCAAGCTAAATTGTTGTCATCCATTCAAAACAAATCCGTGGTAAGGGTTGGTTCTAACAAATCCGTTAATGTAGATATTCGTTTGGTGTGTGCTACCAATTGCAATTTAGAACAGATGGTTGCAGATGGACTTTTTAGGGAAGATTTGTTGTACAGAATAAATACGATTCAAATTGAGGTACCTCCATTAAGGGAACGAGGAGAGGATATTATGATTTTGGCAGATTTTTTCCTAAAAAGATTTGCGAACAAATATGATAAACAGGGATTGCGGATAAATAATTTGGCCCAAGAAAAACTGATGGAATATTCATGGCCAGGGAATGTTAGGGAACTCCAGCACACTATGGAGCGTGCTGTAATCCTTTCAGAAGGAAATGTTTTAAAACCTACAGATTTCTTGTTGCACTCCAAGCCAACACAATCCATGGATAATGGTCCGGCAACTTTAGATGAAATGGAATTGCAAATGATTTCCAGAGCGTTGGACCAGCATGATGGAAATTATAGTGCAGCGGCGGATCAATTGGGTATTTCCAGACAAACCTTATACAACAAACTGAAGAAAAAGAATAAATAATGGCGAGCAGAAACTTTTATGTACAGCTCATTTTCAGGGTGCTTTTAATTACATTAACGGCCTTGGCCTTGGCCTTTGCTGTTTTTAAACCATGGTACTTTACCTTGGCCTTCTCTATTGTCTTTCTTATTGCTCAAGTATATTCCTTAATTGCTTTTATCAATAGTACCAACCGTAAGATTTCTTATTTTTTTGATGCAATTCGCAATGAAGATTTTACATTACGGTTCCCAGAAAAAGTTTCCATAAAATCCTTTAAAGAACTCAATCAAAGCTTGAATAGGGTGAACGGTCTTATACAAGAAGTTCATTTACAATTGCAGATAAGGGAGCAGTATTATCAAGAAATTCTAAAGCAGGCAAGCATAGGGATCATGACCTTCAATGATAAGGGGCATATCCTTTTTTCCAACCCTACCTTGGAAAAATTGTTGAACTATACACCATTAAACCATATTAAACAGCTCGCACAAGTAGATGAAGGACTGTATCAGGTTTTTAAATCGTTTAAACCGTTTGACAGAAAATTGTTCCAACTTACCAATGAGCGTGAACAAATACAATTAGCGCTAAAATCAACACCCATTACGCTGGATGGAAAATCACTGATATTGGTTGTGGTACAGGATATTCATGAAGAGCTTGACGAAAAGGAAACCGAATCATGGGTGCGACTTATTAGAGTGCTGACCCATGAAATTATGAATACGATTACCCCAATAGCTTCCATTTCAGATTCCATAATTAAATATTATAAGAACGATGGCAAAGTAGTGTCTTCTAAAAGTTTGGACGAAACTCAGATAAAAAATACGCTAAAAGGATTGGAAGTAATAAAAGAACAGGGAGGAAATCTAATGGATTTTGTTCAATCTTACCGTAGTTTATTAAATGTTCCTGAACCCAACAGAACCATAGTAAGTGGAAAAAAACTATTGGGAAAAATTGAGGTTTTAATGTCAACCAGACAAGAAGATGAGCAAACCAACTTTTATGTAGAATGCAATCCTGATAACCTTGAATTTTTTATTGACGAAAAACAAATTGCCCAAGTCTTGATTAATCTGGGTAAAAACGCACTGCAATCCGTTAGGGAAACCAAAAATGGGCAAGTGTACATTATTGCGGGAATTGAAAACGATGGGGTAAAGTATATTGAAGTAAAAGATAACGGACCTGGAATTCCCACAGATTTAATAGATGAAATTTTTGTTCCATTTTTCACTACAAAAAATGAGGGTACGGGTATAGGCTTGAGCCTATCCAAACAAGTAATGCAGTTGCATGGAGGCAATTTAAAGGTTCGGTCGATTCCAAATAAAGAAACTGTTTTTAGAATGACGTTTGCTTAACTATAGTCATTGAAATTAGTATGAAAGAACAACTTTTAGCGTTTTGTTGGGAGCACATTAATGATAGAACAGATAGGCTACAACAAAGAAGAGTCTCATTGCAAGAATCCTTAAACTCGGAAACCAAAAGCAGTGCAGGAGACAAGCATGAAACTGGTAGAGCAATGGTGCAATTGGAACAGGAGAAACTGGGGAAACAACTTTTTGAACTTGAAGAAATAAAAAGAATTCTTCATAAGGTAGATATCCATAAGAAGTCGAAAAAAATTAGCTTGGGAAGCTTGGTAAAGACTACTACAGCAAATTATTTTGTTGCCATTTCTGCAGGTGCGGTTAAAATTGATGATACAGCTGTTTTTTGTATTTCTGCCAGTTCACCGATCGCACAATTGTTATTGGGAAAAGAGAAGGGAGATGGTGTAATTTTCAATGGTACTGAGATTAAGATTCTCGATGTAAATTAATTTTTTGCCGCTCTTTTTTCAAATGTTACCCTGAGCAATGTCCTACTTAGCTCGTTGAAATATTGTCCAAGAAAAAGAACTTTTTCCTTCTGGCCTATTTATATATCAACAGCCCATATCCATGCATTTCCACTGGATTTGTTCAATAAATTTCCCGAACTTCACTTACCGGTCGTTAAAGAATCATTAAAACGATTTTTAGCTTAACGTTGTAATGCATTAAAATAAAACTGTTATTATCTAGACATCCAAATTACTATGGAAACATCTGATACAATTTATTGGTGATACAAAAGATATACATACCAACCCATCCCGCTCTCTTTAAGATAGTGAACTTTTTGAGCTATGTTGAGATTACTGCTAAAGACATATTAGACGGCTCTATGGCAATATTCCCAAATGCCACGAGTAACCTTTTAATTTCATTAGAAAATGAAATAAAGGTGCAAGAAAGTTTAGTGGGCTCTTCTATTTATGCATCATGCAGTAGTACAGTTTCCCTGCGACCTTATGCAGGTATGAAATTCATGACAGTTCAGTTCAATAACTTCGGATTGTTTTATTTAAAGCAGATACCTGCCTATGAATTACAGGACTCTCTATTACACATGGATCTTTTCTTTACTGCAAGTGATATAGATCGAATCTCATCACAACTCAAAGAAATAGAACACATTCAAGATAAATTCATTGCACTTGAATCATTTATAATGAATCGTATAAGAATAGAAAAAGTAGATCCTAGACTGCCTTATGCTATTAACGCATTAAAATCGGATAGGGTTATCTCTATTGACCAACTAAGTGAATCATTGTGTATTTCGAGCCGAAGTTTGCAAAAAATATTTAAGAAGTGTGTAGGCATGAGTCCGGCTCATTTTAGAAAAATAGTGCGCTTCAATCGAGCCGCCAATCTTCTTTTGAACAGCTCTGTTGATTCTCTTACCGACGTCACCTATTTATGTGGATATTATGATCAAGCGCACTTCATTAAAGATTTTAGAGCATTTGGAGGTATTTCACCATCTGAGTTTTTGAAACTTAAGGCACATCGTTCGGATTTTTACAATTACAATCTTAAGGAAATTGATAGCCTGGCCCTCAAATAGAGTTAAGAATATTATGAAAAAAACACTTATTGTACTGCTAATATTTCCAATTTTAAGTTTCTCTCAAGTAGATATTCAACCTATTATTGATATGCACCTTCATGACTACACTGAGCAAACGTATTTCACAGCCCCTGCGCCAGATGGTATAATGTCACCGAAAGACTATCAAACCTACAGAAACGAATTGCTGAAAGTTCTCAAGAAGCATAATATCGAAAAAGCAATTGTCAGTACTATCGGAGGGCCAAATAAATTGGATGATGACGGAATTTTAATTCCTGGATATTATACAAATTCTCCACCAAAAGATACTATTGCCTTTAAAGAATTGATTGAATCTGGAAAACTGAAAGTTTTTGGAGAAATAGGAGCCGTATATGATGGCTTTACATTATCAGACCCAAAATTTGAACCATTCTTAAAAATTTGCGAACGATATGATATTCCAGTAGCTCTTCATACTGGAGGCGGTCCAACGGATATTACCTATAGATGCTGTCCGAATTTTAGAATAAAACTAGGAGACCCGTATACAATAGAAAATGTACTTGCTAAATTTCCGAAACTGAGAATTTATATGATGCATGCGGGCGAAGTTTATTATGAAAATGCATTACGATTAATGCTCCAATACTCTCAGCTATATACTGACTTAGGAGTTGTTCTTTGGATTCATGAGCAACCGATGGATTATGCAGAACAATTTTTGAGAAAAGCGAAAAAATATGGGTTAATTGACAGAGTTATGTTTGGATCTGACCAAATGGTATGGCCTCATGCTATTGAAAAAAGTATAAATCAATTAAATAGTTATGATTTTCTATCCGAAGATGATAAAAGGAAAATACTTTATAACAATGCAGTGGAGTTCTTAAAATTAAAAGAATAAACGCATCACAACAACATGTACGAGTAATAGCGGTTGGGTTCTTCCCTAAACCGTTTTTTTATTAAATTAAAGCTTTTTGCAAACCTAAAAGTAGTTGTACAAAGTCCGCAACGAACCCATAGCCCAACCGATAAGTGCAAATCTCTTGAGACCGACAGGTGAGTTTCTGTCAACCTTTTACTAGACTTAGGACTTTAGTTGAACTCGAGGTGACAAAATCAATCCAAATCAGGTTTTTTGCGATACGCCTTTTTATTAGAATCTATTTTTTTAGATTTTAATCGTTTTTCAACAGAAGATTTTGAGGGCTGTGTAGCTTTTCTTTTTTTAGGAACCTCCAAGGACTTTTTAAGTAGATCAAAAAAACGTTTTATGATAAGAGCTTTGTTTTTATGTTGACTTCGAGCTTCATCGCACTGCAAAATAAGCAACCCTTCTTTCGTTAATCTAGCATCTAGCTTTAACAACAACCTACCTTTTTCTGCATCGGATAAACCGTAAGAAGATTGTGGATTAAAAGTCAATTCTACTTTGGAAGAAACTTTGTTTACGTGCTGACCACCAGCTCCACTGCTTCGTATGGCTTTAAATTGAAGTTCTTTAAGGATCTGTTCTTTGTTCAATTTGAAGACGTGAATTGATTGTTTCCAAAGATACATTAAGGAAAACAGTATCACCTTTCTTTAGTTTTTTTGAAGTATTGAAATACAAAATGGTTTCCTCATTGGCCATGGCCTCATTTAGAAAATGACTTCCTTTAAAAAAAGAGTCTTTTACAGACACTTCCAGACCAGAAGTATCTGAAACTTGAAATTCGTGCGGATAAACTAGAACCGATTTATCAATTTCGGCATAAGACTTTAAAAGCTTAATAGGGAGTTTATTTACTTCCCCAAAAAGCGAAGCTATGTAGTAATTGAGGGGATTTTTGTAAAGCTTTTTTGTTTTCTGATTTGCAACTATCCTTCCTTTTTCTAAAACAATGGTATTTTCCGCATAAGGTAGAACATCATTGGGGTCATGGCTGGCAGTAAGAACGGTTATCTCTTTTTCCTTTAGATATGGAAATAGATTTCTCCGTAAGGAGTTCCTTTTAAAATTATCAATATGTCCAAAAGGCTCATCTAAAAGTAATAGTTCAGGTTCTTGGGCCAAAACGCGAGCTAAAGCTACGCGCTGCTGTTGGCCTCCACTCAAATTTTTAACCTTGGTTTTTGCGTAAGCCTCAAGTTCTATAAGCGCTAAAAGTTCTTGGATACGTTGTTGGTGCGTTTCACGCTCAAACACAGACAGATGTTGTCCAATATTTTCTTCAACAGTTATAAAGGGCATCAAATCAAAATCCTGCGAAAGATATTTCATGTAAGACTCCCCAGGAACTAGATTATAATTAGGGCCAAGAGCTTGTACATCACCCCAAAAGATAGCTCCGTTCTCAACATGCAAAAGCCCATAAATAATTTTGAGCAAGGTACTTTTACCAGACCCACTTTCCCCCATCAACGCCAAGTGCTCGCCCTTTGCTACCTGAAAAGAAATATTTTCCAAAATAGCTTGGTCTTGATAACTGAAAGAAGGTATATGAACGTCTAGCATAATCGTCAGAAAGATTGTTTTGTCAGTTCGAGCGCAGTCGAGAACTATTTGCATCTCGACTGCGCTCGATAGGACATTTTTTTAAATCTATCAATCCTTAAACTCTTTTAAAACAGCTTGATTTGGAAGCTTGTCATAGCCCATGTTGAATAGCGTAAAACCAAATATATCCGCATACTGTTCAATGGTTTTACTTACAGGAGTTCCTGCCCCGTGCCCCGCATTGGTTTCTATTCGTATTAGAGTAGGATTGTCTCCAGTTTGTTTTTCCTGCAGCTCCGCTGCAAATTTGAAACTATGCGCTGGTACCACACGATCGTCATGATCTCCTGTGGTCACCAAGGTAGCTGGGTAGGCCGTTCCCTCCTTAACATTGTGCACAGGGGAATATCCTTTTATATAATTGAACATTTCTTCGCTTTCCTCAGAAGTTCCGTAGTCATACGCCCAGCCTGCACCTGCTGTAAAGGTATGGTACCTAAGCATATCTAGAACACCAACGGCTGGTAAGGCAACTTGCATTAAATCTGGTCTTTGGGTCATGGTGGCGCCTACCAACAGGCCCCCGTTAGAACCACCTCTAATGGCCAAATATTCTTTGGAAGTATACTTATTTTCAATTAGGAATTCCGCAGCAGCTATAAAGTCATCAAAAACATTTTGCTTTTGCAGTTTTGTTCCGGCAATGTGCCATTTCTTTCCATATTCCCCACCACCTCTAAGATTGGGAACGGCATAGATACCTCCTTGCTCCATCCAGACAGCATTTACAATACTGAATGAAGGTGTAAGGCTAATATTGAATCCGCCATAACCATACAAAATGGTAGGATTCTTGCCATTGAGTTGCACTCCCTTTTTATGTGTAATGATCATGGGAACCTTAGTGCCGTCCTTGGAAGTAAAAAACACCTGTTTAGACTGATAATCTTCCGGATTAAAATCAATTTCAGGTTTCCAATATTGTTCGTACTCTCCATTTTCTACATTGTATTTGTATGAAGAACTTGGGGTATTATAATTGGTAAATGAAAAGTAAAACTCTTTCTCTTCTTTCTTGCCACCAAAACCACTTGCGCTTCCCACACCTGGTAACCTGACTTCACGAACCAGTTTGCCGTCATAATCATATTGTAATACTTGAGAAATAGCATCAACCATGTATTCTGTAAAGAAATAATCTCCTCCTGTTCCAACAGTCAAAACATTTTCAGTTTCTGGAATAAAATCCTCCCAATTATCTGGAGTAGGATTGCCCGCATCAGCAATCACAATCTTTTTGTTTGGAGCGCCCATATTGGTGACCAGATATAGCTTGGACCCAACCGTTTCTATGACATAAGTATCTGAATCAGTGTTGTCCAAAATAGTAATCAACTCACTATTGGGTTGTGTTAAATCCTTTAGGAATAATTTATTGCCCGAGGTTGAGGTAGATGCAGAGATGAACAAATATTTTTCATCCTCTGAAACCGAAGCACCTACATAACGATGCTTTTCTTCAGAAGTACCACCAAATATAATTTTGTCCTCGGATTGAGGAGTGCCCAATTCATGATAGTATAATTTGTGCTGGTCTGTTTTTGCTGACAGTTCACTTCCCTTAGGTTTGTCATAGCTGGAGTAGAAGAACCCCTTATTTCCTTTCCAAGAAATTCCACTGA is a genomic window of Flagellimonas sp. CMM7 containing:
- a CDS encoding prolyl oligopeptidase family protein: MRKLIPFAALILMAACKETTKREPIVVNYPRTKKVDTVDTYFGTEVKDPYRWLEDDRSEETEAWVKEQNASTFSYFDKIPFREDLKNRLEKLWNYEKLGSPFKEGEYTYFYKNDGLQNQYVVYRKKEGGEEEVFLDPNTFSEDGTTSLMGLQFTKDGSRAAYLISEGGSDWRKGIVINSETREIVEDTLVDIKFSGISWKGNKGFFYSSYDKPKGSELSAKTDQHKLYYHELGTPQSEDKIIFGGTSEEKHRYVGASVSEDEKYLFISASTSTSGNKLFLKDLTQPNSELITILDNTDSDTYVIETVGSKLYLVTNMGAPNKKIVIADAGNPTPDNWEDFIPETENVLTVGTGGDYFFTEYMVDAISQVLQYDYDGKLVREVRLPGVGSASGFGGKKEEKEFYFSFTNYNTPSSSYKYNVENGEYEQYWKPEIDFNPEDYQSKQVFFTSKDGTKVPMIITHKKGVQLNGKNPTILYGYGGFNISLTPSFSIVNAVWMEQGGIYAVPNLRGGGEYGKKWHIAGTKLQKQNVFDDFIAAAEFLIENKYTSKEYLAIRGGSNGGLLVGATMTQRPDLMQVALPAVGVLDMLRYHTFTAGAGWAYDYGTSEESEEMFNYIKGYSPVHNVKEGTAYPATLVTTGDHDDRVVPAHSFKFAAELQEKQTGDNPTLIRIETNAGHGAGTPVSKTIEQYADIFGFTLFNMGYDKLPNQAVLKEFKD
- a CDS encoding 3-oxoacyl-ACP synthase, producing MKEQLLAFCWEHINDRTDRLQQRRVSLQESLNSETKSSAGDKHETGRAMVQLEQEKLGKQLFELEEIKRILHKVDIHKKSKKISLGSLVKTTTANYFVAISAGAVKIDDTAVFCISASSPIAQLLLGKEKGDGVIFNGTEIKILDVN
- a CDS encoding PAS domain-containing sensor histidine kinase, which gives rise to MASRNFYVQLIFRVLLITLTALALAFAVFKPWYFTLAFSIVFLIAQVYSLIAFINSTNRKISYFFDAIRNEDFTLRFPEKVSIKSFKELNQSLNRVNGLIQEVHLQLQIREQYYQEILKQASIGIMTFNDKGHILFSNPTLEKLLNYTPLNHIKQLAQVDEGLYQVFKSFKPFDRKLFQLTNEREQIQLALKSTPITLDGKSLILVVVQDIHEELDEKETESWVRLIRVLTHEIMNTITPIASISDSIIKYYKNDGKVVSSKSLDETQIKNTLKGLEVIKEQGGNLMDFVQSYRSLLNVPEPNRTIVSGKKLLGKIEVLMSTRQEDEQTNFYVECNPDNLEFFIDEKQIAQVLINLGKNALQSVRETKNGQVYIIAGIENDGVKYIEVKDNGPGIPTDLIDEIFVPFFTTKNEGTGIGLSLSKQVMQLHGGNLKVRSIPNKETVFRMTFA
- a CDS encoding amidohydrolase family protein, which gives rise to MKKTLIVLLIFPILSFSQVDIQPIIDMHLHDYTEQTYFTAPAPDGIMSPKDYQTYRNELLKVLKKHNIEKAIVSTIGGPNKLDDDGILIPGYYTNSPPKDTIAFKELIESGKLKVFGEIGAVYDGFTLSDPKFEPFLKICERYDIPVALHTGGGPTDITYRCCPNFRIKLGDPYTIENVLAKFPKLRIYMMHAGEVYYENALRLMLQYSQLYTDLGVVLWIHEQPMDYAEQFLRKAKKYGLIDRVMFGSDQMVWPHAIEKSINQLNSYDFLSEDDKRKILYNNAVEFLKLKE
- the arfB gene encoding alternative ribosome rescue aminoacyl-tRNA hydrolase ArfB; this encodes MNKEQILKELQFKAIRSSGAGGQHVNKVSSKVELTFNPQSSYGLSDAEKGRLLLKLDARLTKEGLLILQCDEARSQHKNKALIIKRFFDLLKKSLEVPKKRKATQPSKSSVEKRLKSKKIDSNKKAYRKKPDLD
- a CDS encoding helix-turn-helix domain-containing protein, with protein sequence MIQKIYIPTHPALFKIVNFLSYVEITAKDILDGSMAIFPNATSNLLISLENEIKVQESLVGSSIYASCSSTVSLRPYAGMKFMTVQFNNFGLFYLKQIPAYELQDSLLHMDLFFTASDIDRISSQLKEIEHIQDKFIALESFIMNRIRIEKVDPRLPYAINALKSDRVISIDQLSESLCISSRSLQKIFKKCVGMSPAHFRKIVRFNRAANLLLNSSVDSLTDVTYLCGYYDQAHFIKDFRAFGGISPSEFLKLKAHRSDFYNYNLKEIDSLALK
- a CDS encoding sulfate/molybdate ABC transporter ATP-binding protein encodes the protein MLDVHIPSFSYQDQAILENISFQVAKGEHLALMGESGSGKSTLLKIIYGLLHVENGAIFWGDVQALGPNYNLVPGESYMKYLSQDFDLMPFITVEENIGQHLSVFERETHQQRIQELLALIELEAYAKTKVKNLSGGQQQRVALARVLAQEPELLLLDEPFGHIDNFKRNSLRRNLFPYLKEKEITVLTASHDPNDVLPYAENTIVLEKGRIVANQKTKKLYKNPLNYYIASLFGEVNKLPIKLLKSYAEIDKSVLVYPHEFQVSDTSGLEVSVKDSFFKGSHFLNEAMANEETILYFNTSKKLKKGDTVFLNVSLETINSRLQIEQRTDP
- a CDS encoding TolC family protein → MNLRIYLTTLILFISLTGICQKTWTLDECVSYAVEHNLQVKNSSFDKDSGNETYKQSIRNLLPNVTAFTDVTYNTGLGEDPTTGLLVNNDFYSTNFSLNMNIDLFQGFQKLNNIRASKFIYKATQEDVLQQKFLLAFRVMSAFYDIKFNEGLVTNSLEQLEISQSNYDLVNKQVELGIMAKADLYEAESNLLADKLLVTQNKNLLKLAKLTLLQEMNLTEENDIVLQDTLDSQPEKINEGQSVDSVYMVARNFVPLVKAQDFRVKAAKKQLQATRGGLFPSLSLVAGMRTRFSETNTDDNEETIPFKDQFDDNLARFVGAELSVPISLGWANQSRVKQQKIAYLQAKNNLEIQEQQLFQIIQQLVQTNEALIDEYDQSNKRVEAQELAFSIAQKRYEKGLINAIDLFQAKNLYAVTQNENLQVGMRLKISKSTLDFYNGLPIFNLN
- a CDS encoding sigma-54 dependent transcriptional regulator, yielding MIDAKILVIDDNKSVLSALEILLQFEYKSVQTLFNPNQISSFPNMEQIDIVLLDMNFSAGVNTGNEGLYWLNEIKKKSPNTSVIMMTAYGAVDLAVKALKQGASDFVLKPWNNERLLTTVKSAHELRKSKEEIHKLKKKESNLKQVINDDKNFIIGNSKALTSVLNLVRKVAKTDVNVLITGENGTGKELIAREVHRLSSRKDEVFIGVDMGSIAENLFESELFGHTKGSFTDAKEDRSGKFEAAHQGTLFLDEMGNLSLQMQAKLLSSIQNKSVVRVGSNKSVNVDIRLVCATNCNLEQMVADGLFREDLLYRINTIQIEVPPLRERGEDIMILADFFLKRFANKYDKQGLRINNLAQEKLMEYSWPGNVRELQHTMERAVILSEGNVLKPTDFLLHSKPTQSMDNGPATLDEMELQMISRALDQHDGNYSAAADQLGISRQTLYNKLKKKNK